A part of Paenibacillus sp. sptzw28 genomic DNA contains:
- a CDS encoding LUD domain-containing protein, which produces MTPNNGIMSGKEAFMQRIASRLGRSNPMQTAPEKPVRGVPEHYRDRILSAEERLDTFISNWTALSGKVLIVDEATAAETIGQYLLQVCADHGITRAARWEHDALNGLELDAALQRGGIESLVWREGGDAGLQRRELPTGPEGNWSKRIGLLQAAEQCRLGIVWPDCVIANTGTLALFSQGGKGRSVSLLTEVLFSVFRADQIVTRMGEAFELFKSRYPEAVVMPSSLNLITGPSRSADIENDLTIGIHGPGSVYAVIIQ; this is translated from the coding sequence ATGACGCCGAATAATGGTATAATGAGCGGAAAAGAAGCATTCATGCAGCGGATCGCAAGCAGGCTCGGACGCAGCAATCCTATGCAGACCGCTCCGGAGAAGCCGGTTCGCGGCGTGCCTGAGCATTACCGTGACCGCATATTAAGCGCGGAAGAGCGGCTCGATACTTTCATAAGCAACTGGACGGCGCTGAGCGGTAAAGTGCTCATCGTGGATGAGGCGACCGCAGCTGAGACGATCGGCCAATATTTGCTTCAGGTATGCGCCGATCATGGAATAACGCGCGCTGCAAGGTGGGAGCACGATGCCTTGAACGGGCTCGAGTTGGATGCGGCCCTGCAGCGCGGAGGCATTGAATCGCTCGTTTGGCGGGAAGGCGGCGACGCCGGTCTCCAGCGGAGGGAGCTTCCGACCGGACCTGAAGGCAACTGGTCGAAGCGAATCGGACTTCTGCAGGCCGCAGAGCAGTGCCGGCTCGGAATTGTATGGCCGGATTGCGTTATTGCAAACACGGGCACGCTTGCCTTGTTCAGTCAGGGAGGCAAAGGACGCTCCGTCAGCCTGCTTACAGAGGTTCTGTTCTCGGTATTCAGAGCGGACCAGATCGTTACCCGGATGGGAGAAGCGTTCGAGCTGTTCAAGAGCCGGTATCCGGAGGCGGTTGTTATGCCGTCGTCGCTGAATCTCATAACCGGACCCAGCCGCAGCGCCGATATCGAGAACGATCTGACCATCGGCATTCACGGACCGGGGAGCGTGTACGCGGTCATTATTCAATAA